A stretch of Gadus chalcogrammus isolate NIFS_2021 chromosome 9, NIFS_Gcha_1.0, whole genome shotgun sequence DNA encodes these proteins:
- the si:dkey-30c15.13 gene encoding transmembrane protein 253 has product MTQNMFQEGLHQVFVRETQSERPPPEASNEGDLRDARIRRWFGTVVGSRVCVTGATQAVSALACILSTVTYSCVSFNCSMSMTMPVWSSVFYLGTGALALLLPKKPTKMRVAALMVLNLFSFLLGFSALLSFAVNSVHAVALKTNHQRIGSRVAEGSSITFTGLCLLASLYTLFLTWRGLRRYSAPNSQTYGPVPQHLDEGTSPLLAQAELGL; this is encoded by the exons ATGACTCAGAACATGTTCCAGGAAGGCTTGCATCAGGTGTTCGTCAGGGAGACTCAGAGCGAGCGGCCGCCTCCTGAAGCCAGCAATGAGGGGGACCTGAGAGACGCCAGGATCCGGCGCTGGTTCGGGACGGTGGTCGGCAGCAGAGTCTGTGTCACTGGG GCGACTCAGGCGGTCTCTGCCCTGGCCTGCATACTATCCACAGTTACCTATTCCTGTGTGAGCTTCAACTGCTCCATGAGCATGACCATGCCGGTGTGGTCCAGCGTGTTT TATCTAGGCACAGGGGCTTTGGCTCTACTTCTCCCCAAGAAACCGACCAAAATGCGG GTGGCCGCACTGATGGTCCTCAACCTCTTCAGTTTCCTGCTGGGATTCAGTGCTCTGCTGTCCTTCGCTGTGAACTCTGTGCACGCAGTAGCTCTCAAGACAAACCATCAA CGGATTGGATCGCGTGTAGCCGAGGGCAGCTCTATAACCTTCACTGGGCTGTGTCTGCTGGCGTCCCTCTACACCCTGTTCCTGACCTGGAGGGGCCTACGTCGCTACAGCGCTCCCAACTCTCAGACCTACGGCCCAGTACCACAG CATCTCGATGAAGGCACATCTCCGCTACTGGCGCAAGCGGAGCTTGGCCTTTAG
- the pdp2 gene encoding pyruvate dehydrogenase [acetyl-transferring]-phosphatase 2, mitochondrial gives MSGLMCSRILQKAASCTLSFSCSASLQWMQIGGRSTAGAVGGRSLSTRQNMDFQLNQIQVNSILQANEQAVSIPWFDGRSLSAVRKFESNHLAANTPNEDRHSAATCLQTPGTLFGVFDGHGGWACAQAVSERLLSYVAIAMMSLRSLEELEWLMEQGRPVPAVLQWYKHRGDVSYQKSASFYREQLRVFWQELLDHGEHSDGMSPAEAMDYAFKRLDTDISLEAQVPLSSDLLKSTAIQVAFTGCTACVAHLDLEGIHVANAGDCRAVLGVQEDDGSWTALPLSRDHNAQNPAELQRVRARHPPSETATVVSEDRLLGVLMPLRAFGDVSFKWSRELQSSVLQSLESGVDLDSLNMYHHTPPNYLSPPYLDAAPEVLYHKLRPQDRFLILGSDGLWDEMGSQQAVQLVGEHLSGVHLQAPVSDQRLKLGQMQDLLQRRRARATRPSDLNAATHLIRHALGTSDGGQLCPERLAAMLALPEELARMYRDDVTATVVYLNSDLSKPQKS, from the exons ATGTCTGGATTGATGTGCTCCCGCATCCTCCAAAAAGCCGCAAGCTGCACGTTGTCATTCAGTTGCAGTGCGTCTTTGCAG TGGATGCAGATCGGTGGTCGCTCAACAGCTGGGGCTGTAGGTGGGCGGAGCCTCTCAACTCGTCAGAATATGGACTTCCAGCTTAACCAGATCCAAGTCAACAGCATTTTACAAGCAAATGAGCAG gcAGTGAGTATCCCTTGGTTTGATGGCAGAAGTCTCAGTGCCGTGAGAAAGTTTGAGAGCAACCATCTTGCTGCCAACACACCTAATGAGGACCGCCACAGTGCTGCCACCTGCCTACAG ACGCCAGGAACGCTCTTCGGCGTGTTCGACGGACACGGGGGCTGGGCCTGCGCCCAGGCGGTCAGCGAGCGGCTGCTGTCCTACGTCGCCATAGCGATGATGTCCCTGCGGagcctggaggagctggagtggCTGATGGAGCAGGGCCGGCCGGTGCCGGCCGTCCTGCAGTGGTACAAACACCGAGGCGACGTCAGCTACCAGAAGTCGGCCTCCTTCTACAGAGAGCAGCTGCGGGTGTTCTGGCAGGAGCTGCTGGACCACGGGGAGCACAGCGACGGCATGAG CCCAGCAGAAGCTATGGACTATGCCTTTAAACGACTAGACACAGACATCTCTCTTGAGGCCCAAGTGCCCCTTTCCTCAGACCTGCTGAAGAGCACAGCCATCCAG GTGGCGTTCACGGGCTGCACGGCGTGCGTGGCCCACCTGGACCTGGAGGGGATCCACGTGGCCAACGCGGGCGACTGCAGGGCCGTGCTCGGGGTGCAGGAGGACGACGGCTCCTGGACCGCCCTGCCGCTGTCCCGGGACCACAACGCCCAGAACCCGGCCGAGCTGCAGCGCGTCCGGGCCAGACACCCCCCCTCGGAGACGGCCACGGTGGTCTCTGAAGACCGACTGCTGGGG GTCTTGATGCCCCTGCGGGCCTTCGGCGACGTGAGCTTCAAGTGGAGCCGGGAGCTCCAGAGCAGCGTTCTGCAGAGCCTGGAGTCGGGCGTGGACCTGGACTCCCTCAACATGTACCACCACACGCCGCCCAACTACCTGAGCCCTCCCTACCTGGACGCCGCGCCGGAGGTGCTGTACCACAAGCTCCGACCCCAGGACCGCTTCCTCATCCTGGGCTCCGACGGCCTCTGGGACGAGATGGGGAGCCAGCAGGCCGTCCAACTGGTCGGAGAACATCTCAGTGGGGTGCACCTGCAG gccccGGTGTCGGACCAGCGTCTGAAGCTGGGTCAGATGCAGGACCTCCTGCAGAGACGCCGCGCTCGGGCCACGCGGCCCTCGGACCTCAACGCCGCCACGCACCTGATCCGGCACGCCCTGGGCACCAGCGACGGCGGCCAGCTCTGCCCGGAGAGACTGGCGGCTATGTTGGCCCTCCCGGAGGAGCTGGCCCGGATGTACAGGGATGACGTCACCGCCACCGTGGTGTACCTCAACTCGGACCTGAGCAAACCCCAGAAGAGCTAG